The sequence below is a genomic window from Rudanella lutea DSM 19387.
GCATCTTTAATTTGGGCTTCTGCGGAATAAGCAATACAATAGAGGGTAATAGAATTATCGAATGGTGGTGTCAACGGCTACAATCGCACTGCTACGCTGATCGGACTGATGGGTTGCATGTAGATCAGAAATGGGTAGACTTCATTCCAGTCCTATTTTCTCACGTTCATGTTGAGCGCGGCTTAGGGTATAACATCGCTATTTGGAATTGGCATGAGCGAGAAATATCCTATCATGATGATAAATATTGGGTAAAAAATCGAATCACAGGGGGAGCAGAAGAGCCAGTCATTTTCTACCATTATTCTAATTACAAATTCAAACTTGCTAACTCATTTGAAAACTTTATTCCGGTAAACTCTAACCGTTTTCCTGATATTAAAACTATTAGCGAGTTTTATGCTAATCTTCTTGTACAAGAAAACATCAGTAGCAAGCTTTCTATTCTTAAATATTCATTTTCGACGTTCGATAACAACATGCCAGTCACCCAGTTTCACAGACGTTTTCTAAGACAGTTATTGGACATGAATGTCTCTTTTGAAGATCCATTTTTAACAGAGCCACAAGACTCCTTCTTCAATATTTTGCAAAAGAGTGGGCTCATTGTCTACAATGATTCATCTGATAAACTGAATGAAATTAATTTCAAAGGATTTGACAGAAAGATAGCTTATATCAATACTATGGCAAAAATTACAAAGAAGATACTTGGGTTTGAGAGGTACGCTCTACTTTGTAAGTTTATGTTCCGGTACGTACGGCCAGAGAACCAACTCTTTTTACTAAAACAAGATAAGATTAAACCCTCCTTTGTTAATGAGAATCGATACATTAATGTGTAGCAATGAAGGATTACACTATAAAATATCGTCACTTTGTATACTTTATACTCTATGTAATATTTCAAAGTTCGTCTTTTGATGTTTTTTTGAATTTACGCCTTGGGGGATTTTCTTTCCGGTTTGTCTATGTACTGATCCTGTTTTTAGCAAGTCTTTATGTTGTTGAAACTATAGTAAAAAGACGTATCGAAATAAGAGTCGTTGGATTAATGCCCTTCATAATATGGTCTTTTTTATTAATCATTTTTATACCCAATATGCCTCTTATCGGCCGAAGTATTGGGTATTTGCTCTGGTTATATATTCATTTTGTTTTTATTATCTGTTGCGGCTATTTCATCAGAACCAAACTTGACATGGACGCTGCAATTAGGCTCTACTTAATTTCATTCATCGGCTGTAGCTTGTTCGGTTTCCTACAACTCTTATTTGGTGTCTTCGGGTATAGTTTATTAGTTGAGCAGTGGTGGATAGAGGGTCGACTACCTCGTTTGAACGGGTTTTCCTATGAGCCCTCTTATTATTCAACCTATTTACTTATAGGCTTTTCACTCAGTTATTATCTATATAGAAGTAATCTTGACAGATATGGAAAGCTCCCATTTTATACATGTGCTTGCTCCTTTTTAGCCATTTTCTTAAGTTCCTCTCGTATGGGGATTTTAGTTGTCGCAATACAACTACTCATTTATGAGCTTATTTTCAATCGTAAGAGAATTAAACAACTTTCACTTTTTATAATAGCTTTTTTCAGCATTACAGCAGGTGCATTTATATATATAGCTCAAAACGAGAATCTTGCTTTTCTTCTTGCTGGATTGGGTATAATGGGGGGCTCAGCACATTCAAGTCTCGAGCGGTTGGATGGCTTTATGACTCAAGTTGATATACTCGCTAAAAACCCACTGAAAGGTTATAGCTTAGGGGGTGTGTCTCAAGCAATTGCCTTTGAAAAAGGGGTGACCACCATATCCCAGGAGACGATAAAACCCTATGATATTAGTATGAATATTTTTCTGGAGGTTCTGACAGCCAGTGGTGCCATCGGCTTTCTATTCTTTGTATACTATATTTATTCTACAACAGTAAAAGTGAAAAGGAGGATTAATGTTAGAAATACAAACACTAACGATTGTACACTTATTAATGCCCTTGTATGGAGCCTGTTGTTCGAGTTCTTAATTTTGTGTTTTAATCAAAACGTACTGAGAGCGTATCTATGGGTACACATCGGTTTATTGAACGGGGTGTACTTTTGTATACGAAATGAAGTAGTTCCTTCCATAAACAATAAAAAGGGTTAAATGAGCTCTGACAAAAAAGTTCGCATATGCGCTGATGTGAGAATGATAAACAACTCTGGAATTGGTGTTTATATTCATAACTATATAAAGAATTTAATATCAAATGATCGATTCTCGGTTACTTTGATTGGACAATACTCAGAATGTATAGCTCATTTCGGAAAACATAAAAAATGGGATCATATTGAGGCAAGCTTTCCAATTTACTCCATCAAGGAACAGATTTCTCTGCCTAAACTTATTCCAAGTTGCGATGTCTTTTGGTCACCTCACTATAATATTCCATTAGGTCCAATCAAGGCCAGGAAAAGATTGGTTACCGTCCCCGATGTGTATCACTTAGCACATATGGACTCTCTCACAGCTGCTCAAAAGGTGTATGCAAAAATTATGACTAATGCAGCTGTACATCTTTCTGACCAGATTATTACAATTTCAAATTTCTCAAAAAAAGAAATTTCTAAACACACTGGAATTAGGCTTGATAAGATAATTACAATCCCATTAGGAATTGACACAAGCTTATATAATGCTACTTACGGAGCTAACAGAAAGAATGAGATAGCTGTTAAATACAACACGCCTACTGATTACATTTTATTTGTCGGAAATGTGAAGCCGAACAAAAATTTAAAAGCACTAGTCGATATTCTTCCACAATTAAATCATCAATTCCCCGAACTTGACCTCCTTATTGTGGGAAAAAAAGAGGGATTTATTATGAAGGATAGCTCTCTTTTTCTAGCCCTCGAACAGAATGAAAATATTCGTAAAAAAGTCCATTTCACAGGGTATGTTGACACAAAAGATCTACCTGTAATCTATTCAATGGCCTCTTTATTCGCCTTTCCATCATTGTATGAGGGGTTTGGGTTCCCTCCTCTTGAAGCAATGGCTTGCGGTTGCCCGGTGGTAGCATCGGATCGTGCCAGTATACCTGAAATATGTGGAGATGCGGTTATCTACTTTGACCCGTTAAACTCTGATTCAATAACAAAAAGTATTGTTACTGTTTTATCTGATCCAGCATTAAAGTCAGAAATGATATATAAGGGTATAAAGAAAGTCAAAGAATATAATTGGGTAGAGTCCCAAGCCTGCTTCGAGGATATAATTTATCGACTTGCCTGATTAACGAGTTGCTCTCATCACAGAGTAGGCTATGGGTACTGCTTGATACTGGAAACAGTATAATTTTAGCCCTACCTTTGCAGACTTAAAGTAAAGTTACTGTATATGAAAATTGCGCTAGTACAAGACGGGCTAATGTGTAGAGGAGGTGGTGAACAAGTTGCTCTATGTTTTCATAAAGCTTTTCCACAAGCCCCTATATATACTCTTTGCTATAAAAGCGACTTAACTTTCCCTGAATTTGAGTCATGTGATATCAGATCCTCTTGGCTAAAACACTTTGTTAAAACCGATGATACCATGAAGAAATTATTTTTTCCTCTTGGTATCTTGGCAATGCAGTCACACGATCTGAGCCAGTTTGATGTTGTTTTGATGTCTGGAACCCACTGTGCCAAGTATGTAAAGGTTCGAGATTCAGCTTTAGTAATAAGCTACAGCTTCACCCCTTTTCGGTTAGCTTGGGACCCTTCATCTTATTCACAGTATTTGAACGCTACAGGTTGGAAGAAAAAACTATTCGAATATGTGGTTCGTCAGTTAAGATTTACCGATTTCGCTGCAGCGCAGCGTCCAAATCATTATATCGCAATGACAGACGAAACAGCAAACCGTTTAATTAATGCATATAAAATCAAAAACAGCGTATCGATTATTAACCCACCCGTAAATGTTGCTAAGTTCAAACCATCACCCGACCCAAAAAAATACTTTTTAGTTGTTTCAAGGCTTGAGTATTACAAGAAAGTTGACCTGGTTATAGAAGCTTTTAACAGATTGGGCTATCCCTTAGTGATTGTAGGAAAGGGGCTTCAAGCAAACGAGATCAAAGCATTGGCAAAAGAGAATATTACATTTATGAGTGATCTTAATGCAGAACAATTATCTGATTTGTATGCAAATTGTAGAGCCTTTATATTTCCTCAACATGAAGATTATGGCATCACGCCCCTTGAAGCAAATGCAGCAGGTAGGCCTGTGATCGCATTCAAGGCAGGAGGAGTTTTAACAACACAAATAGAATTGATAGGTAAGGTCGCAGAATCAACTGCTCTTTTTTTTGATGATCAAACCTCTGAGAGCCTTGAAGATGCTGTAATTCGATTCGAGAAGATAGAGAGTGAGTTCGATCCAGAATTTATACGGCGACATGCTGAAAAATTTGATGAATCGATATTTATTAAAAAAATCAAAGAGTATGTTTTAGGAAGATTCTATGAGTTTTACGGAAACAAAGATCTTTCAGCTAAAACAGTTTGAGCTTATGATCTACCATGAGCTCTGCGACTTCTTCCATATACAGCTTTGCCTTCCATGATAACAAAGCTTGGGCTTTTGAAGGGTTCGCGTGTCCTTCTGCAATATCAGTCGGTCTAAATAACTGAGCATCAGACCTTACGTGATCTTCCCAATTTAGATTTAGGGCCTTGAAGACAGCAGCTATGAAATCTCTTAGTCTTGAGGTTTTGCCCGTTGCAATAACATAATCATCAGCTATGTCCTGTTGAAGCATCCGCCACATAGCCTCAACATATTCTGGTGCCCATCCCCAATCTCGAGCAATGTCAATATTGCCGAGTACTAGTTTCTCGTTACTCCCCCGAGCAATCTTACAGGCAACAGAAACTATTTTCTGTGTCACAAAACGTTCGGGCCTAAGCGGTGATTCGTGATTAAAAAGGATGCCAGTACTTGCATGAATATTGTACGCTTCACGGTAATTTGCAACTTGCCAGAAGGCTGCCGCTTTGGCTACCCCATAGGGACTTCTTGGCCGAAAAGGAGTTGTTTCATCAGCTGCTAGCGTACCCGTATCCCCAAAGCATTCACTCGAACCTGCATTGTAAAAGCGGATAGGAAGGCCACTAAAACGTATTGCCTCAAGTAGGTTTAAAGTTCCTACACTGACACTCTCTAATGTCTCAACTGGTTGTTCGAACGATAAACCCACAGAACTTTGACCGGCCAAGTTGTATATCTCGTCGGGTTTTACTTTCAGTATAGTTTGTAGGACACTTCTGAAGTCATTGATGCTGACCGATAAGAGATTAATTTGCTTACGAATTCCTAATCGCTCAAGACTCTGAAAAGAGGACATCTGCGCATCACGAGATCCTCCATATACTTCATATCCTTTTTGCAGGAGCAATTGAGACAGGTAAGCACCATCTTGCCCTGAGACACCACATATTAGAGCTCTCTTCATTATTGACGTGCCATCAAGTGGCGAAGCAATTGAACAATTATAACTGTAAAAACCCCAATGATCGAACCAGCTAAAATCATGATTGATCGTTGTGGGCCACTCTTCTTTAATGGAACCCTAGCTGGTTCTAATACTTTAAAGATAGGTGTGCTTTCTGCAACTTTAATTTTAGCAGTTTCATACTGCTTAGATAGTGTGTTATATACGTCTTGTGCCAACATATAATCAGCCTGAATACGTTGCTCTTCAATCTTAGCTGTATTCAGGAACAGGCTTCTATTGCGATCTCGGTAACTGGACAATGCAAATTCAGCAGCCTGATAACGCTCTCGGGCTTGTTTCATCTGTTCGGCTAAAAATGAAACCTCCTTGCGTGCTTTCTCTGTTCGGTAACTGGTGATATAGTCAGTAAGGTACTGTAGCGTGTACTGTGCTGTCATGGCTGCCACAATTGGGTCTGTCATAACAGACTGAATTGTAACGATGCTAGACTTCTTATCATAAATAACAGCTATCCTCTTCTGGAGTATTTTAACCTTTTCTTCCTGGTCTTTGGTTAACTGCAAAAGCTCTCCACTTGCCTTTCGGGGCAGATCATCATTAGCTTCATTGCCAAATTCGAACCAGCTTTTCTCAGTCTCATCTATGTAGTTCAATAATGAGACTGGTTTATTCGATTCCACAGATTTGACGTTCTGCCGGAGTAATTCTAGATTAAACGGGACACTCTGTGTCACATTGGTGTAGAGATCCGGCCTGATTGCGTCCGAAGAACCGGCCAGACTAGTCACATCAATCCCCGCAAGCCCGGCAAGAGAGCCCAAGCTACCTATGTTACTCGCCTTCTGTTGAACCTCGGGCATAACAGTGATTACAGAGGTGAACTCATTGCGTTGCGAAAACGCAATTATTCCGCTAAGCAACGCACCTACTATTCCACCAACTGCAATTAATAATCTGTTACGTTTCAAAAAATAAACTATATCGCTCAATCGGATCTCGATCTCATCGGAGTCCGACTCACGCTGCTGCGGTTTAACAGGATCCTGTGGCGTCATGACAAGAGATAGGGCTTAAAACTGAATTCGACTGAGTGCTGTAATAACTAATGTACCCACAATAGAGAAGATGCTCACCCGCTCAACAGCGCTAAGTTTATTCGTTTCCATGGGCTTGAAGGGCACCACAATTGTCGAGCCGGGCTCTACTCTTGATGAACGACCTACATCTTTCCGGCCATTCTGGTACGTGATGTATGTCTTTTTCCGCCGGGCATTTTCAGTGAAACCGCCAGCCTGCTGAATGTAATCATTGATACTGAACTTCTGCTCAAAATTGACCAGGACAGGATTCAGCACGGCGCCTTGTACACTAACTACCTCCGACTTTCGGCTGACAAACAAACTATCACCATCTTCCAACAGGATGTTCTGCTCGCTACCGGGGTTTTCCAGTACCTGGCGCAAATCGGTAGCTACCAGATTCCCTTTTCGCTTGAACTGAGCGCCCGCCAGATAAGCGGCATTTTTCAAGCCACCTGCCAGTTTGATGAGATCCGTTACCCGCTCGGTACGGTTCAGGATAGCGTAGTTGCCTGGGTACATGACTTCTCCATCGACAAAAACACGCTGCTGCCGCTCGTAAAAAGGAGCCGACCGAACTGCCACAATATCGAAGGGCTCAAGTACAAACTGCGTTGCCCCATCGCTAATCTTAAGGTCTTTATCGACCGTAAACGTGAAAATTTTGACTGTATTTGGGCTACTGCCCGACACGGTATCCTGCCGGATACGACGGGACACTTCGATACGAGAGGCCGATGCTCCCTCCTGAAAGCCACCCGCCAGTGCAATCAGGTCGGCCACGCTCAGGTTATTAACAAATGGGTAAATGTCCGGGCGATTCACGGCCCCCTCGATCCGAATGGTGTACTCTTCGCGTAAATCACGCACCGACTGCACCACCACACTATCCTGCCGCAGTAACGGTATATCGGCAATTTCTCCCTTCAACAAACGGCCCACATCGAACGGAATGTTCTCGGTGTCCATGTTGTCGCGCTCCCGGTAAATATTCGCCCGGTTGGTAAACGCATCTTTCCGAAGTCCCTCCGCTTTCTGAAGCAACTCCCGAACGGTTGTCAGTCCGGGCGTGAGCGCATACTCACCGGGGCGCATTACCGCACCTGTGATCTGAATCCGGTTTTCGTATCGCTCCAGAATCCGGCCTACTGTGTATTTATCTCCGCGTTGCGGCACAAACGTGGCCAGCTCTTCCTGACTGATCGTCAGAATTTTACGCTCACGAGCCGTATTTCGGCGTAACGATATGGAAGCCGTGTAGGCTTCGTCGGTGAAGTTACCCGCAAACCCCAGAACAGTTTTGAGGTTTTCGCCGGGCAATACCTCGTAGATAGCCGGACGGCGTACCTCACCGGCCAATTCCACCCGCACCTCGTAGTCAGCCACGCGGATCACATCCTGATCCTGGAGTCGAATATTATCGCGTTGGTCGGCCCGGAGCAGAAAATCGTACAGATCGATGGTCCGAACGACCCGGTTACCCCGAATAACACTGATTCGCCGAAATGAGCCCGTTTCGGGGTTGGGCCCTCCGGCCAGATAAAGCGCATTGAAAGCCGATCCGAGCGACGAAATCGTGTAGGTACCCGGTCGCACTACTTCGCCAACGAGCGTTACGCGAATACTCCGAATCTGACCGAGCGATATGTTAGCGTAGGTACCGCTGCCCGGCCGGTTCAATCCCTGATATGCCTGCCGCAAGCGGCCGATGATCCGCTGTTCGGCCTGCTCAATGGTTAGGCCCGATACGAAAATCGGCGCCAGATTCTGCACTTTGATCGTTCCCTCGGGGCTAACCCGTAACTTATAATTATCGGCCGAAGCTCCGTAAATATCAATAATGATCTCATCGTCGGGGCCAACGATGTACCCACGCGGAGTGGCTATCCGAAGGTTTGGCTCGAAAATGCTACCCGTGTTTTCCTTGTCGGCATTCTGAAAAAGCGACGCTCCGAATACGACGGGGCGTTTCAGGGTATCGAGTTTGGGCAGCAGCAACGACGTGTCGCGAACGCCCATATTGCGCCCGGAGTTACGGCCAGTCCGGTACGGCCGCGAGAGGTCGCCCGGCAAGGACCGGACCACACCTGTATCGGCCACACTCTGCCCGTTTTGTTTAGCAGTTTGCGAACGAATCTGCGCAATGCGTCGACGCATCTTGGCAATATCGTCGAGCGTATAGCCCTGACTCATGGCCGCCTGTTCGATCTGAATCTCGGATAAACCACTTGCCTGAGCCCGGCGGTAGAACTCGGCCACCTGCTCATCGGTAAGCTGATCAACACGGGAGGGTGTTTGCTGCGCCAGTGCCGAAACACAGGCCCCCCACAAACAAACGAAGACCAGCATCAGGCGGGCACTTCGAAGTAGGGAATGGGTATGTACTGACAATTTGTCGGAAACAGTCATGAAACTAAGGACTAATGAGATGCCTCATTAGGAAGGGCAAAAGTAGCGGAAAAATCCTAAAATGACGTACCGTTGTGTGAGCTCTTAGTGAATGGAATCCAATTTGATCCTATTCTCTAGATCCAATAGGCAGAGAACGCCGTATTGTCACCTCAGCGGCTCTCCTCACAAATCCTGTCACGTTCTCTGCCAAATCGGGTAAAAAGACGATACGGAGCGGTTCTTGCAGTACCCGTCTAATAAACTAATTTTGTAGAAAATTACGTCAGGAGGCAAATACCGGACCCCAATCGTTTGTTTTGTTGTTACAGGCTAGCCGATGTAGACCAGCATACCTCTGACTTTTGATCCAACGAAATGATTAATCTCATCACCAAGGGCATTACCAAATTTTTCGGCACCAAGTCGCAGCGGGACATTAAAGAACTGCTGCCCTACGTCGAGAAAGTGAACGCTGAGTTTGCCCGATTGAAAGACCTTTCCAACGACGAACTCCGTCAGCTGACCGCCGAACTGAAGGCGCACATTGCTCAGGAGTTGCAGCCGATTGACAATCAGCTCGATGGCCTGCGGGGGCAGATTAATGACCAACCCGACATGGACGTCAACGCTAAAGAGCGGATCTTTAACCAAATCGATAAGCTCGAAACCGACCGGAATAAAGAACTGGAACGGGTACTCCTCGATATTCTACCGCAGGCCTTTGCCGTGGTGAAAGAAACCGCCCGGCGCTTTGCCCAGAACGAACAACTTGAAGTGACCGCTACCGAGTACGACCGGGAGCTGTCGTTCCGGAAAAGTAACGTGCAGATCGTGGGCGACAAAGCCTACTGGGCCAACACCTGGGATGCCGCCGGTACCCGCATTAAGTGGGACATGGTGCATTACGATGTGCAGATTATAGGCGGGGTTGTACTGCATCAGGGTAAAATTGCCGAAATGGCAACAGGTGAAGGTAAAACCCTTGTTTCGACCTTCCCGGCGTTTCTGAATGCCCTGAGCGGGCGCGGGGTGCATATCGTTACCGTAAACGACTACTTGGCCAAGCGCGACTCCGAATGGAACGGGCCACTCTTCGAATTCCACGGGTTGCGCGTTGATTGCATCGACAAGCATCAGCCTAACTCCGAAGCCCGGAAAAACGCTTACCTCGCTGACCTGACGTACGGAACCAACAACGAATTTGGCTTCGATTACCTGCGCGACAACATGGCGCGCGGTATTGATGAGCTCGTGCAGCGCAAGCACCATTTCGCGATGGTCGATGAGGTCGACTCGGTCCTGATCGACGACGCCCGGACTCCGTTGATTATTTCGGGCCCGGTACCCCGTGGCGACGAGCAGGATTACATTGAACTGAAGCCGCGCGTATCGCGTGTGGTAGAAGCTCAGAAGAAGCTGGTGTACGACCTGCTCAACGAAGCCAAAAAGAAAATTGCCGCTGGCGACGATAAAGAAGGCGGTTTGGCCTTGTTCCGGGCGTACCGGGGTCTGCCCAAACATAAGCCACTCATCAAATACCTGAGCGAGACGGGCGTAAAGCAGATTCTGCAAAAGACCGAATCGATCTATCTGGCCGAAAACCAGAAACTGATGCCCGAGGCCGATGCTCCGCTTTATTTCACCATTGATGAGCGGCACAACAACATCGACCTGACCGAAAAAGGCATCGACTACATCACCGGCTCGGGCGAAGACCCCAACTTCTTTATCCTGCCCGACCTGTCGATCGACCTCAATGAAGTCGAGAAAGATGGCGAGCTGAGCGATCAGGAGAAGATTCTGCACAAAGAGGCCATCATTCGGGATTACTCGGTCAAAACGCAGCGGATCAATACCGTAAATCAGCTGCTGAAAGCCTACACCCTGTTTGAACGTGACACGGAATACGTGATCATGGACGGCAAGGTAAAAATTGTGGACGAGCAGACAGGCCGGATCATGGAAGGTCGCCGGTGGTCGGATGGTTTGCATCAGGCTGTTGAAGCCAAAGAGGGTGTGAAGGTAGAAGATGCCACCCAAACCTACGCCACAATCACCCTCCAGAATTACTTCCGGATGTACCACAAATTGGGTGGTATGACGGGTACGGCCGAAACGGAAGCCTCTGAATTCTGGCAGATTTACAAACTCGACGTAGTGGCTATCCCAACCAACCGGGCCATTAGCCGCAAAGACGAGGAAGATAAAGTGTACCGTTCGGTGCGGGAGAAGTACAACGCTGTGGTTGATGAGATCAACGATCTCGTACAGAAAGGACGCCCGGTACTCGTGGGTACTACGTCGGTCGAGAACTCCGAGTTGCTCAGCCGCCTGCTCACGCTCCGCAAAATTCCGCATCAGGTTCTGAACGCGAAGTATCACCAACGCGAGGCCGAAATTGTGGCCGAAGCGGGTAAGCCGGGTACCGTAACCATTGCCACGAACATGGCCGGCCGGGGTACCGACATCAAACTTACGCCTGAGTCGAAAGCAGCGGGCGGGTTGGCCATCATCGGTACGGAGCGGCACGAGTCGCGCCGGGTCGATCGGCAGTTGCGCGGCCGGGCGGGTCGTCAGGGCGATCCGGGTACGTCGCAGTTTTTTGTCTCGCTCGAAGATAGCCTGATGCGTCTGTTCGGTTCCGACCGGATTGCCCGCGTGATGGACCGGATGGGTCTCGAAGAAGGCGAAGTGATTCAGCACTCGATGATTACCAAGTCGATAGAGCGCGCCCAGAAGAAAGTCGAGGAAAACAACTTCGGTATTCGGAAGCGGCTGCTTGAGTACGACGACGTGATGAACTACCAGCGGGAGGCTATCTACAAACGTCGGCGCAATGCCCTCTTCGGCGACCGTCTGTCGCTCGATATTGCCAACATCATGTACGACGTTTGCGAAGACATCGTGACCAATGCCGAAGGCAATTTCGATGAGGTGCAGCTTCAAATGCTCACGTCACTCGGCGTGACAACCGGCCTCAGCCGCGACGAGTTTGTGAAACTGAAGAAAGCCGATCAGGTTCGGCGGCTGTACGAGGAAGCCGAGACCCATTATGCCGATAAAAACAGTGCCATTGCCGAAAAGGCGTTGCCCGTACTGACGCAGGTACTCGAGCATCAGGGCCATCAGATCCGTAACATCGTGGTGCCGTTCTCGGATGGTCTGCACGAGTTGCAGGTAGTAGCCGACTTACGCGAGGCCGTTGCTTCGGGTGGGCGACTGCTCACGACCGAGATGGAAAAAGCCGTGTCGCTGTCGATTATCGATCAAGAGTGGAAAGAGCACCTGCGCGAGATGGACGATCTGAAACAGTCCGTTCAGAACGCCGTTTTCGAGCAGAAAGACCCCTTGCTTGTCTACAAATTTGAATCGGTCGAACTGTTCAAACGATTCCTGAGCAAGGTCAACTTCGATACGATCAGCTTCCTGACACGGGCCGACATTCCGGCGCAGGACCCGCAGGAGATTGAGCAGGAGGTACGGCAGGCCCCTGAGCAACGCTATCCGGAGCCTCAGCCCGAGCTGTACACCAACATGGATGATTTCGACGACGACCATCTGGCAACGGGCCCCGAAGAGTACGCCCGTCGCATGGCCCAGAATGAAGCCATGGGTGCAGGTGCGCCACCCATGCCCCGGCAGATGCCGACGCGTGTGAACAAGGTTGATCGCAACGCCCGCGTAAACGTTCAGTATGCC
It includes:
- the secA gene encoding preprotein translocase subunit SecA, producing the protein MINLITKGITKFFGTKSQRDIKELLPYVEKVNAEFARLKDLSNDELRQLTAELKAHIAQELQPIDNQLDGLRGQINDQPDMDVNAKERIFNQIDKLETDRNKELERVLLDILPQAFAVVKETARRFAQNEQLEVTATEYDRELSFRKSNVQIVGDKAYWANTWDAAGTRIKWDMVHYDVQIIGGVVLHQGKIAEMATGEGKTLVSTFPAFLNALSGRGVHIVTVNDYLAKRDSEWNGPLFEFHGLRVDCIDKHQPNSEARKNAYLADLTYGTNNEFGFDYLRDNMARGIDELVQRKHHFAMVDEVDSVLIDDARTPLIISGPVPRGDEQDYIELKPRVSRVVEAQKKLVYDLLNEAKKKIAAGDDKEGGLALFRAYRGLPKHKPLIKYLSETGVKQILQKTESIYLAENQKLMPEADAPLYFTIDERHNNIDLTEKGIDYITGSGEDPNFFILPDLSIDLNEVEKDGELSDQEKILHKEAIIRDYSVKTQRINTVNQLLKAYTLFERDTEYVIMDGKVKIVDEQTGRIMEGRRWSDGLHQAVEAKEGVKVEDATQTYATITLQNYFRMYHKLGGMTGTAETEASEFWQIYKLDVVAIPTNRAISRKDEEDKVYRSVREKYNAVVDEINDLVQKGRPVLVGTTSVENSELLSRLLTLRKIPHQVLNAKYHQREAEIVAEAGKPGTVTIATNMAGRGTDIKLTPESKAAGGLAIIGTERHESRRVDRQLRGRAGRQGDPGTSQFFVSLEDSLMRLFGSDRIARVMDRMGLEEGEVIQHSMITKSIERAQKKVEENNFGIRKRLLEYDDVMNYQREAIYKRRRNALFGDRLSLDIANIMYDVCEDIVTNAEGNFDEVQLQMLTSLGVTTGLSRDEFVKLKKADQVRRLYEEAETHYADKNSAIAEKALPVLTQVLEHQGHQIRNIVVPFSDGLHELQVVADLREAVASGGRLLTTEMEKAVSLSIIDQEWKEHLREMDDLKQSVQNAVFEQKDPLLVYKFESVELFKRFLSKVNFDTISFLTRADIPAQDPQEIEQEVRQAPEQRYPEPQPELYTNMDDFDDDHLATGPEEYARRMAQNEAMGAGAPPMPRQMPTRVNKVDRNARVNVQYADGSVKRDVKYKTVENDIMTGRAMLID